The Nitrosomonas communis genome has a segment encoding these proteins:
- a CDS encoding CsbD family protein: MNWDQVEGNWKQFIGKVKEQWGELTDDECDKIAGKRDQLVGNIQKKYGISKEEAEKQVGEWERRNLKDY; the protein is encoded by the coding sequence ATGAACTGGGATCAAGTAGAAGGTAACTGGAAACAATTCATAGGTAAAGTCAAGGAACAATGGGGTGAACTCACTGACGATGAGTGCGACAAGATTGCTGGGAAACGTGATCAGTTGGTTGGCAATATTCAGAAAAAATATGGAATCAGTAAGGAAGAAGCAGAAAAGCAGGTTGGCGAGTGGGAAAGAAGAAACCTTAAAGATTATTAA
- a CDS encoding RtcB family protein translates to MTIKKILGNGAPVKIWTDEVDQSTLDQLCDLSELPFIHKHVAVMPDVHAGIGSVIPTKGAIIPAAVGVDIGCGMMAVKTSLKASMLPDNLYELRSEIEKRIPHGRTSNGGSGDRGAWSNPIDRIAYYWNMFLSDEYEEIITKHPKAKGYNTINHLGTLGTGKHFIEICIDESDYVWAMLHSGSRGVGNRIGSYFIEKAKEEMERYFILNNLPNENLAYLVEHTEIYDDYVNAVSWAQEFAELNRQLMMDIVLQCMSEFLPSFTITDKAINCHHNYVAREHHFGTNVLVTRKGAIRARKGDLGIIPGSMGAKSYIVEGLGNDESFHSCSHGAGRRLGRNEAKMIYTIADLAEQTKGIECPKDESRIDEIPAAYKDIDQVMGNQNDLVKIKHTLKQVLNVKG, encoded by the coding sequence ATGACCATAAAGAAAATATTAGGTAATGGTGCGCCTGTAAAAATATGGACTGATGAAGTTGATCAATCCACATTAGATCAACTATGCGATCTGTCAGAACTTCCATTCATCCATAAACATGTTGCTGTAATGCCTGATGTGCATGCTGGTATTGGATCGGTTATTCCGACCAAAGGAGCAATCATCCCGGCTGCTGTGGGTGTGGATATTGGTTGTGGAATGATGGCAGTTAAAACATCGTTAAAAGCTTCAATGCTGCCTGATAACCTTTATGAATTGCGTTCAGAGATTGAGAAAAGAATACCTCATGGAAGAACCAGTAACGGAGGGAGTGGGGACAGGGGAGCATGGAGTAATCCAATTGATCGTATTGCCTATTATTGGAATATGTTTCTTTCTGATGAATATGAAGAAATCATTACTAAACATCCTAAAGCCAAAGGATATAACACTATTAACCACTTGGGTACCCTTGGCACCGGGAAGCACTTTATTGAAATATGCATAGATGAATCCGATTATGTTTGGGCAATGCTTCACTCGGGCTCAAGGGGAGTTGGCAACAGAATAGGCTCTTATTTTATTGAGAAAGCCAAGGAAGAAATGGAGCGCTATTTTATCCTGAATAATCTGCCTAACGAAAATTTAGCCTACCTCGTGGAACATACCGAAATATACGATGATTATGTTAATGCTGTGTCATGGGCACAGGAGTTTGCTGAACTTAACAGGCAGCTCATGATGGATATTGTGTTGCAGTGTATGAGTGAATTTCTTCCATCATTTACCATTACCGATAAAGCCATAAACTGCCATCACAATTATGTTGCCAGAGAACACCACTTCGGGACAAACGTGCTTGTCACCCGTAAGGGCGCAATCAGGGCAAGGAAAGGTGATTTAGGCATTATCCCGGGCAGTATGGGGGCAAAATCATATATTGTCGAAGGGCTTGGCAATGATGAGTCATTTCATTCATGCTCTCATGGTGCCGGAAGAAGGTTGGGTAGAAATGAGGCAAAAATGATTTACACCATTGCTGATTTGGCAGAGCAGACTAAAGGTATTGAGTGCCCTAAAGATGAATCAAGAATTGATGAGATTCCAGCTGCTTACAAAGATATTGATCAAGTCATGGGAAACCAAAATGATCTGGTGAAGATCAAGCATACCTTGAAGCAGGTATTAAATGTTAAGGGTTGA